One window of Metopolophium dirhodum isolate CAU chromosome 3, ASM1992520v1, whole genome shotgun sequence genomic DNA carries:
- the LOC132941453 gene encoding zinc finger protein 511, translated as MTSMEKLQLLLARGTGHKNLVDDLFKTVDDSLKVYRRVGVFEIIDQSDEQRCTDNFQCNVDGCTSSFTSMADYDSHYNSNHRYTCIYCRKLLQSAHLLDLHLSETHDNFFKVSSVKKPMFKCFIETCQTQFWNSEERNIHCREIHNMSKGFLQHYGNKKNQKNNKKIKYTAPPNLESMVESSMVIN; from the exons atgacGAGCATGGAGAAACTTCAACTATTACTTGCTCGTGGCACAGGGCATAAGAATTTAGTCGATGACCTTTTCAAAACAGTTGACGATTCGTTAAAAGTTTATAGACGAGTAggagtttttgaaattattgatcAATCCGATGAACAAag ATGCACTGATAATTTTCAATGCAATGTAGATGGTTGTACTTCAAGTTTCACATCAATGGCTGATTACGATTCACATTATAATTCAAATCATCGTTACACTTGCATTTACTGTCGTAAACTATTACAATCTGCACATCTCTTGGATTTACATTTGAGCGAAACACATGATAACTTTTTTAAAGTCTCCTCTGTTAAAAAACCAATG ttcaaatgTTTCATTGAAACATGTCAAACACAGTTTTGGAATTCCGAAGAACGAAATATTCACTGTAGAGAAATTCATAATATGTCAAAGGGTTTCTTGCAGCATTAtggaaataa aaaaaatcagaaaaataacaagaaaattaaatatactgcaCCACCAAATTTAGAATCAATGGTAGAATCAAGcatggttataaattaa
- the LOC132941454 gene encoding mitochondrial import receptor subunit TOM22 homolog — MTTAEDLELSDSDKVQPWSTDSGMESMTDSNKDLTPTSENFDDDEEDETLGERLWALTEMFPDSLRNSTKKIVNTTGKVILETYFFACTSTWYVSTTAALLLMPVLFETERIQMEEAQKNHSKQLLLGPGSAGNLGGGTTMLPN, encoded by the exons ATGACCACTGCGGAGGACTTAGAATTGTCGGATTCGGACAAGGTTCAACCTTGGAGCACAGACAGCGGCATGGAATCGATGACCGACAGCAATAAGGATCTAACGCCAACGAGTGAAAACTTTGATGACGATGAAGAA GATGAAACTTTGGGTGAACGTCTATGGGCGCTGACTGAGATGTTTCCAGATTCTCTAAGGAACAGCACCAAAAAGATAGTTAATACCACTGGTAAAGTCATCTTAG AAACTTACTTTTTTGCGTGCACTTCCACATGGTACGTCTCAACAACAGCGGCTCTGTTACTTATGCCTGTATTATTTGAAACTGAACGCATACAAATGGAAGAAGCGCAGAAAAATCATTCAAAACAA CTTCTTCTTGGTCCTGGTAGTGCTGGCAACTTGGGTGGTGGAACTACTATGTTGcccaattaa